A part of Silurus meridionalis isolate SWU-2019-XX chromosome 18, ASM1480568v1, whole genome shotgun sequence genomic DNA contains:
- the cnr1 gene encoding cannabinoid receptor 1 encodes MKSVLDGVADTTFRTITSGLQYLGSNDASYDDPTIDADFVKGSYSFQKPPSAFRSSSFSDKIGPDEELIIKGLPFYPTNGTDLFGNQSLGEEGASVQCGENFMDMECFMILTPSQQLAVAVMSLTLGTFTVLENLVVLCVILHSRTLRCRPSYHFIGSLAVADLLGSVIFVYSFLDFHIFRRKDSPNIFLFKLGGVTASFTASVGSLFLTAIDRYISIHRPLAYRRIVTRTKAVIAFCMMWAISIIIAVLPLLGWNCIRLNSVCSDIFPLIDENYLMFWIGVTSVLVIFIIYAYMYILWKAHHHAVRMLSRTSQKSLVVYSTDGTKVQTPRPEQARMDIRLAKTLVLILVVLVICWGPLLAIMVYDLFWKMNDDIKTVFAFCSMLCLLNSTVNPIIYALRSKDLRRAFLATCQGCRSSSITQQLDNSLESDCQNRHLQIHANRAAESCVKTTVKIAKVTMSVSTDTSAEAV; translated from the coding sequence ATGAAGTCTGTTCTGGATGGCGTGGCAGACACCACCTTCAGGACGATCACCTCTGGGCTCCAGTACCTTGGGTCCAACGACGCCAGCTACGATGACCCTACTATCGACGCCGATTTTGTCAAAGGCAGCTACTCGTTTCAGAAACCACCATCTGCATTCCGCAGCAGCTCCTTCTCGGATAAAATCGGGCCGGACGAGGAACTTATCATCAAAGGGCTTCCCTTTTATCCCACCAACGGCACTGATCTTTTTGGGAACCAGAGCCTGGGTGAGGAAGGGGCGAGTGTGCAGTGCGGGGAAAACTTCATGGACATGGAGTGCTTCATGATTCTGACTCCGAGTCAGCAGTTGGCTGTGGCAGTCATGTCTCTGACCCTGGGGACCTTCACGGTTTTGGAGAATCTGGTGGTTCTGTGTGTGATCTTGCACTCACGCACACTGCGCTGCAGACCTTCATATCACTTTATTGGTAGTCTGgctgtggcagatttgctgGGTAGTGTCATTTTTGTGTACAGTTTCTTGGACTTCCACATCTTTCGCCGCAAAGACAGTCCCAACATATTCCTGTTTAAGCTTGGGGGTGTCACGGCGTCCTTTACCGCCTCGGTTGGGAGTCTGTTTCTCACAGCCATCGATCGATATATCTCAATCCATCGTCCGCTGGCCTACCGGCGCATCGTGACGCGAACCAAGGCAGTGATTGCTTTCTGCATGATGTGGGCCATTTCCATCATCATTGCGGTGCTTCCACTGCTCGGATGGAACTGCATACGCTTGAACTCTGTATGTTCAGACATCTTCCCGCTCATCGACGAAAACTATCTGATGTTCTGGATCGGTGTGACCAGCGTCCTTGTGATTTTCATCATCTACGCATACATGTACATCCTGTGGAAGGCCCACCACCATGCGGTTCGAATGCTAAGCCGGACCTCGCAGAAAAGTCTGGTGGTTTATTCCACGGATGGCACCAAGGTCCAGACCCCCCGACCCGAGCAAGCTCGGATGGACATTCGCCTTGCCAAGACGCTCGTTCTCATTCTGGTGGTCCTGGTGATCTGCTGGGGTCCCTTGCTGGCCATCATGGTCTACGACCTTTTCTGGAAGATGAACGACGACATCAAGACGGTGTTTGCTTTCTGCAGCATGCTCTGCTTGCTTAACTCCACCGTGAACCCCATCATTTATGCACTGAGGAGTAAGGATCTGCGCCGGGCCTTTTTGGCCACCTGTCAAGGCTGCAGGAGCAGCAGCATCACGCAACAGTTGGATAACAGCTTGGAGTCAGACTGCCAGAATCGCCACCTGCAGATCCACGCCAACCGGGCGGCCGAGAGCTGTGTCAAGACCACTGTGAAAATAGCCAAAGTGACCATGTCCGTTTCGACCGACACTTCCGCCGAAGCTGTCTAA